Genomic segment of Panicum virgatum strain AP13 chromosome 2K, P.virgatum_v5, whole genome shotgun sequence:
aaaattttattcttatttgtaataatatgcttgataatataagaaatgatcaccatcaaattttatacatatctattttaaaatattaaatttattctaaGAGTTCAGATTACCACTTTCATCCCTAAACGGCATGGTTATGGACATACTTGAACTTGCTTAAAAATAAACTCAACAGCCTCCAAATTGGTAGTGTGGACCAAGTTGCCCGTACTACTTTTCTTTCCTTCAGGATTAAATTACCAAACAACTAGGTCTTGTCTGAAAAGGTAGGATCACACTAAGAGTATTTGGGATTTAGTTCAATTTTGAAGTAAATATTAATAGGTTAGATACCCGCTAAATCTAAACAGGCGAAGAAGGTATGGTGTACCATTGCTTGCAGTTAGTGAAAATTCAAATGCTACAAGCCCAGCAGCTGAAAGCACCAGTAATGAACTACCCATAATTGGGAGACAGATAAAATTGGCTCCTTGGATTCTAAAGCTGAAGCCTATACACTACGACACTTGCCCTAGCACCCATATGTGCTCGTGTGCAAAATGGTATAGCTTGTAAATTGTTTGCATGACCTTCAGCTGACCAAATATGTTCACTGCCTTCACATACATGCTATCGATGCTTGATCCACTCTTACCATGCATTTACAGATGAAATAATGATGTATCCATCCATCAATAGTATTTTCCAATAGCCTCTTAATTTCATTCTCTTGGAGAGTAATCAATTTTATTGAGAGGATATACACATGAGAATAATTGATTACACGTGCTACGGAACCTGTCAAACTTGTAGTGCTAATTACACAACATACCGAGATTGCTTTCCATCAGGAAAATTTTGTGTAGGCTTTAGTGTCCCTCCTGTAGAACATGCCACAATTATCTTTGCATCTTTACCAATTTTCGTGTCAACACCTGCACAGCATAACATTAGCTGCTGACTTCCATACCATTTACAAGTAATCAAACTGCAGCAACAGCACTTGCTATCATACTTTGTATGAACTCAGGATTCTCTTCTGTTCCAGCAAATATGCCGAAGAACGCAAATGCTGCACGCCTTGCAATATCCCATGCCGTCCATTCCTTTATTAATCTGTATATTTGTACATTGATGGCGCCAGGTGGATGAGCCTGCATAAGAATAAAATGCATAAAATATATCCACTGCTTCAAATTTAATGATCCTCTGGCAATGAACTTCGAGCTTTATGGCATGAGGCAGCACGAAATATACAGGAACAAACTTCACATTGGCAGAACCTATATTCAGTTAGCAGTTAGTACTATCTATCCAGTATGTGACCTCTGATACAAATTAATTTCCCTAAAGATCATAGTTCGGCCCAAGAAAATGGCAGAAAGGGCTGTACTATGTGGCTAAGAAAATGGCAGAAATGGCTGTACTATGTGGCTAAGAAAATGGCAGAAATGGCTGTACTATGTGGCAATGCAATGATGTGATTGCCCTAAACCTCGGAGCAGAAATTGTGGCATGAAAACTAGAAATACTGACTACAGGATACCTCTTTAAACTCTGCTTCTGGTCTGACATCAAGAATCACAAAGTTGTTCTCCTTCTGAAGGCGCAGTGCTTCCTTCACATCAACACTGCGTACCTGCAACAATAAGCAACACCACCACCAGTATAAATGTAAAGTGCTAAGCATAGAAGACTGACCACGAGCCAACAGTGAACTAACAAATGAATTAATGCTTATAAAAAATGAATCAACAGATGAACAGAACAAGGTAGATAGATTCCAATAAATTACAAAGTAACGCCTATTTCATATATAATCTATTTCTTTTAAAACATAGGTTAAGTATTTCATATAACAAACTTAAAGATAATAACAGGTAAAGTGATGCAAGTTACCCGCTTTTCTGCTAGGAGTTGCCGCTTAACTTTCCACTCTACTTCAGCTATAAGGAAAACAGGCAGGATATGGACCAAAGAAAATCATGAAGATCTGGACAACTAACAGTTTGTATCAACCAAAAAATGTAGAGAATTACCAGGTGTCTTCGCAGGCTTAGTAGCAGCACAGCTTATACGAATCGAGCTCACAGAATATGTCCTGTGGAGTTTTGCAGCCTCTATGGGACGCCAGGAATTGCCAGATGTGTATTCTGAACAGGATGATAACCTTGATGAGCAAGCGAGATTCCGTAAAGAGCTGGCTGCGAGCATTGTGGGCATGAGAGAAAGGAGGAACAACAGCTTTCGAGGACCCGAGAGAATTAGAAGACGGCTTAGCTTCCTCTAAGTCCTAGGCTGCATCCTGTTACTGGAAAGAGATATTCTTTTTAGAAGCAGAAATGTCCAAAGGACCCAATGGTTTTGGATCGGTGCATATCTGAACTAGTGGTGGAGGTTGAGCAAGAGCTGAGATCGACAATCTGGACTCTGGGCGTGTGGCTTGTCCTGGCCCCACCACACCAACAATCTGGAAAATACTTACCTCTGCGTTTCTCATCCCTTGATACAATTTCAAATGTTCGGCTAAAAAGATTTAACCTTCTCTTGATGTGCAGAGAATGAAAGAACAAAAAAGGCAGCAGCATTTCTGCAAAATTCAGCTGTTTATTGGTAGCCACCAGTTCCAAGTTCCATCCTACAAATGGGAATACTAGGATGCCCAAACAGACAGTTCGCCTGAAATTCAAATGAAGAACTAAAGAAAACTACATCTAAATCCGCAGATGCCGATGCTCCCTAAGATCGCTTAAACCCTCAATTCAGAACAGAAATAACATCACCAGATAAAAACACCATAACGAGTTTCCTGCCACGCTTTTTAGAGTAAGCATCCTGCCATGCCTTCAGCTCAGctttgctctgctctgctcactCACTCCAGTACCCATCATTTTCCTTCTCtcccttctcttcctcctcatcatcctcctccCCGATCTCCATCACTGCCTCCCGGAACCGCTTGACATCATCCAATGCCGCCTTCCGGAACATCCCAATGTCGACAGCACCAGCCACCATATGGTAACCCCTGAGCTTGAGCTGCTCAGGTGGGTCATTCTGCATTGCAAATCCGCCCAAGTAAGCAGCATTGccacccgcggccgccgccaccttcttcttcctggCCTCTAGCACCTTCCTCTCAGCCTCCCTCAGCGCCGCCCGCACCTTCCTGTTACCGGGATCCCAGAGATAGCCCATGCTGGCGGACAGGTCGAGCGGGCCCATCTGCACAACGTCCAcgccgtcgacggcggcgaTAGCCTCGACCTCCGCGATCCCGGCGGCGGTCTCGACCTGGCAGATGATGAGCGTGTCGTCCTCGCAGCGGGAGAGGTAGGAGTCGTCGAGGCCGTAGGCTGAGGCGCGGACGATGGGGTGCGCGGCGCCGCGGACGCCGCGCGGCGGGTAGCGGCAGTGGGAGaccgcctcggcggcggcggcgggggactcGACGGCGGGGAGCATGAGGCCCGCAGGGCCGAGGTCGAGCGCCTTCTTGGCCCAGACGGCGCTGGCCTCCGGGAGGCGGAGCACGGCGGGGGTCCGCGCGGCGTCGAGCGCGCGGAGGCAGGCGAGCGCCTCGGGGATCCCGCCCGGCCCGTGCTCCATGTCGACGACGACGTAGTCGtagccggcgagggcggcgagctcggcgaggGTGGGCGAGAAGGACAGGAGGAAGAGGCCGTAGAGGGTGTCCCCGGAGGCGAGGCGGGACTTGAGGGAGGGCGCGGGGGAGAGGAGGTCGGAAGCCGCGGCCGAGATCGCGGGGGCGGGGAGCCTGCGGCGGGGCAGCGCGGTGGTGATGGGGCGGGAGGAGTGATGCGAAGGGTTTGGATGCGTTCTGCGTCTGGGCGCTAGGAGGAGGTGGGAGAGGGAGGCGGATGCGGATGCGGCGGCCATCGCGAGCGAGgccgtcggcgggcggcggcggagctcggtggGTGGTTTGGCTTCGGCTTTCGGGGATCCGCGACTGCCGAGTGCCGCGTGAGAGCGTGACTGTGCGAGTGTCGTGTCACGTGCTGTGTGACTCTGCggccctgttttttttttactctGCTGCCCTGGCTTGACGACGGTAAGACCGTGGTTGCCGTTGGGGAAATTCATAAAACAGCAACACTTTCAAGTTGTTGTTGGCGTTGGATCTTTTTTTTTCGAGTAACATCTCTGCTTGGTTGGATTGCGAGAGGAAGTGCATTTTTGTAATCGGAGTACATCTCTGCAATTTAGTTATGAGACTGCATCGTAGTTGCTCCATTTTTCTTAGTCGTTTTTAAAATTTAGGACAAAATAACGCTGAGTCCTTTGGTACTTGCAGTTTTAATAGACCCTTGTGCTTCTAGTTTATTTTTCTGATAAGGATACCGAAATATGATCCCCGTCATTACGAAAAGGACCTAATCAAAAAGGTGCACGCATAATCGAAGTGAACAACACTCAACA
This window contains:
- the LOC120684948 gene encoding rhodanese-like domain-containing protein 14, chloroplastic — its product is MPTMLAASSLRNLACSSRLSSCSEYTSGNSWRPIEAAKLHRTYSVSSIRISCAATKPAKTPAEVEWKVKRQLLAEKRVRSVDVKEALRLQKENNFVILDVRPEAEFKEAHPPGAINVQIYRLIKEWTAWDIARRAAFAFFGIFAGTEENPEFIQSVDTKIGKDAKIIVACSTGGTLKPTQNFPDGKQSRSLIAAYLLVLNGYKNVYHLEGGLYTWFKEGLPAAEGEE
- the LOC120684930 gene encoding 4-hydroxy-2-oxovalerate aldolase-like, giving the protein MAAASASASLSHLLLAPRRRTHPNPSHHSSRPITTALPRRRLPAPAISAAASDLLSPAPSLKSRLASGDTLYGLFLLSFSPTLAELAALAGYDYVVVDMEHGPGGIPEALACLRALDAARTPAVLRLPEASAVWAKKALDLGPAGLMLPAVESPAAAAEAVSHCRYPPRGVRGAAHPIVRASAYGLDDSYLSRCEDDTLIICQVETAAGIAEVEAIAAVDGVDVVQMGPLDLSASMGYLWDPGNRKVRAALREAERKVLEARKKKVAAAAGGNAAYLGGFAMQNDPPEQLKLRGYHMVAGAVDIGMFRKAALDDVKRFREAVMEIGEEDDEEEEKGEKENDGYWSE